A region from the Lolium perenne isolate Kyuss_39 chromosome 4, Kyuss_2.0, whole genome shotgun sequence genome encodes:
- the LOC127293539 gene encoding E3 ubiquitin-protein ligase BOI: protein MAVDAQHLLFATGQHQPPSAALGRPGGAMPMMGGAAAPAFSPCYGGVAVGSHQQQQAYLSSSSSQYMGLVPAPAPQQPSAGGQQDQYTEFLALAAADLAKRGVSLHGAQEMVAGYKRKRDDHSSPASVLAAHAQQQAAAVDRVLLKHAANMWTALAEQRKRHARLILSTVEARAAKRLKAKDEEIDRLRGLNWALEDRLRNLYVEAQMWRDMAQSSDAAATALRADLQRALDAQAVRGGGIGGDAEDTGSCCWGDNNRGDQEEEEVRTPVATVVGTCKGCGEGDAVVLMLPCRHLCVCASCAATAPACPACGCAKNGTVCVNFS from the exons ATGGCCGTGGACGCGCAGCACCTCCTCTTCGCCACTGGCCAACACCAGCCTCCCTCCGCCGCCCTCGGGCGGCCGGGCGGGGCTATGCCGATGATGGGTGGAGCCGCGGCTCCAGCGTTCTCGCCATGTTACGGCGGCGTCGCCGTGGGGAGCCACCAGCAGCAGCAGGCCTAcctgtcatcgtcgtcgtcgcagTACATGGGCCTCGtcccggcgccggcgccgcagCAACCGTCGGCGGGAGGGCAGCAGGATCAGTACACGGAGTTCCTCGCGCTAGCCGCGGCCGATCTCGCCAAGAGGGGCGTCAGCCTCCACGGCGCCCAGGAAATGGTCGCCGGCTACAAGAGGAAGCGCGACGACCACTCGTCGCCGGCGAGCGTCCTAGCGGCCCACGCGCAGCAGCAGGCGGCCGCCGTCGACCGCGTCCTGCTCAAACAC GCGGCCAACATGTGGACGGCTCTGGCGGAGCAGCGGAAGAGGCACGCGCGGCTCATCCTCTCCACCGTCGAGGCCCGGGCGGCGAAGCGGCTCAAGGCCAAGGACGAGGAGATCGACCGGCTCAGGGGCTTGAACTGGGCGCTCGAGGACAGGCTCAGGAACCTCTACGTCGAGGCGCAGATGTGGCGCGACATGGCGCAGTCCagcgacgccgccgccaccgcgctccGCGCCGACCTGCAGCGGGCGCTCGACGCGCAGGCGGTCCGTGGCGGCGGCATCGGCGGCGACGCGGAAGACACCGGGTCCTGCTGCTGGGGGGACAACAACCGcggggaccaggaggaggaggaggtcaggACGCCGGTGGCGACGGTCGTCGGGACGTGCAAGGGGTGCGGCGAGGGCGACGCCGTCGTGCTGATGCTGCCGTGCAGGCACCTCTGCGTGTGCGCGTCGTGCGCGGCCACGGCGCCGGCGTGCCCGGCCTGCGGGTGCGCCAAGAACGGCACCGTCTGCGTCAACTTTTCCTGA